A region of Pyxidicoccus parkwaysis DNA encodes the following proteins:
- a CDS encoding HipA family kinase, with protein MLRTVTATRYVTPLREGGSLPAIIEADDAGLYVVKFRGAGQGAKALIAELISGELARAVGLRVPEVVLVELDAALGRNEPDSEIRELIKASAGLNLALDYLPGSVTFDPLAGPFPEGALASVIVGFDAFITNVDRTPKNPNMLCWHKDLWLIDHGASLYFHHSWEDWETRSQSRFNPIKDHVLLPWASALTTVEARLRAALTREVVERTVAAIPEAWLTGAESPFPTADAHRAAYVTWLLKRLDALPAFLEEAVRARAQLV; from the coding sequence ATGTTGAGGACTGTCACGGCCACGCGCTACGTGACGCCCCTGAGGGAGGGCGGCTCGCTGCCGGCCATCATCGAGGCGGACGACGCGGGGCTGTATGTCGTGAAGTTCCGGGGTGCGGGCCAGGGCGCGAAGGCGCTCATCGCGGAGCTCATCTCCGGCGAGCTGGCGCGCGCGGTGGGCCTGCGCGTGCCGGAGGTGGTGCTGGTGGAGTTGGACGCGGCGCTGGGCCGCAACGAGCCGGACTCCGAAATCCGCGAGCTCATCAAGGCGAGCGCGGGGCTCAACCTCGCGCTGGACTACCTGCCCGGCTCGGTGACGTTCGACCCGCTGGCCGGGCCCTTCCCGGAAGGCGCGCTGGCGTCCGTCATCGTCGGCTTCGACGCGTTCATCACCAACGTGGACCGCACGCCGAAGAACCCCAACATGCTGTGCTGGCACAAGGACTTGTGGCTCATCGACCACGGGGCGTCGCTCTACTTCCACCACTCGTGGGAGGACTGGGAGACGCGCAGCCAGAGCCGCTTCAATCCCATCAAGGACCACGTGCTGCTGCCGTGGGCCAGCGCGCTGACCACCGTGGAGGCCCGCCTGCGCGCGGCCCTCACGCGCGAGGTGGTGGAGCGCACCGTGGCCGCCATTCCGGAGGCGTGGCTGACGGGCGCCGAGTCCCCCTTCCCCACCGCCGACGCGCACCGCGCGGCGTATGTCACCTGGCTGCTCAAGCGCCTGGACGCGCTGCCGGCCTTCCTCGAGGAGGCGGTCCGTGCCCGCGCCCAGCTCGTTTGA